A window of the Verminephrobacter eiseniae EF01-2 genome harbors these coding sequences:
- the ntrB gene encoding nitrate ABC transporter permease: MASAVFQAPLDTAPAGTRNAIENVAAGAGTGTGAAKPSAAAPPRRDRAAGIPQQFWMAVLPPLCGLGLLLVLWSLVSAGTGRSIPGPRETWAQALEVFAHPFYRNGPNDQGLGWNVLMSLQRVAIGFGMAALVGIPAGFVIGRMPFLARMFNPLISLLRPVSPLAWLPLGLLVFKGANAAAIWTIFICSIWPMVINTAVGVQRVPQDYMNVARVLNLSEWQIATRILLPAVLPYMLTGVRLAVGTAWLVIVAAEMLTGGVGIGFWVWDEWNNLNVKNIIIAIFVIGIVGLVLEYALIRLASAFTFEEVRA, from the coding sequence ATGGCCAGCGCCGTCTTTCAGGCCCCGTTGGATACCGCTCCGGCGGGGACACGCAACGCTATCGAAAATGTCGCTGCAGGGGCAGGCACAGGCACAGGCGCAGCCAAACCAAGCGCCGCAGCCCCGCCCAGGCGCGACCGGGCCGCCGGCATCCCGCAGCAGTTCTGGATGGCGGTGCTGCCCCCGCTGTGCGGCCTGGGGCTGCTGCTGGTGCTGTGGTCGCTGGTATCTGCCGGCACCGGCCGCAGCATTCCCGGCCCCCGGGAAACCTGGGCGCAGGCGCTGGAGGTGTTTGCCCACCCCTTCTACCGCAATGGCCCCAATGACCAGGGCCTGGGCTGGAATGTGCTGATGTCGCTGCAACGTGTGGCCATCGGCTTTGGCATGGCGGCGCTGGTGGGCATTCCGGCGGGCTTCGTGATCGGGCGCATGCCCTTTCTTGCGCGCATGTTCAACCCGCTGATCAGCCTGCTGCGCCCGGTGTCGCCGCTGGCCTGGCTGCCGCTGGGCCTGCTGGTGTTCAAGGGGGCCAACGCGGCGGCGATCTGGACCATCTTCATCTGCTCGATCTGGCCGATGGTCATCAACACGGCGGTGGGCGTGCAGCGCGTGCCGCAGGACTATATGAACGTGGCCCGCGTGCTGAATCTGTCCGAGTGGCAGATCGCCACCCGCATCCTGTTGCCGGCCGTGCTGCCCTATATGCTGACCGGCGTGCGTCTGGCCGTGGGCACCGCCTGGCTGGTGATCGTCGCGGCCGAGATGCTGACCGGCGGCGTCGGCATCGGCTTTTGGGTCTGGGACGAGTGGAACAACCTGAACGTCAAGAACATCATCATCGCCATCTTTGTGATCGGCATCGTCGGCCTGGTGCTGGAATACGCGCTCATCCGGCTGGCCAGCGCATTCACGTTTGAAGAGGTGAGAGCATGA
- a CDS encoding ABC transporter ATP-binding protein produces MSAARPPEGARTAAEGEGVSSIAAPGRRFIDIQGVAQNFKTARGLFPALRDIHLGIALGEFVTLIGHSGCGKSTLLNLIAGLATPTDGVLLCANKEIKGPGPERAVVFQNHSLLPWLSCFDNVHLAVQSVFGAKESKARCRQRTDAALALVGLSHARLKRPGEISGGMKQRVGLARALAMQPRVLLMDEPFGALDALTRAKLQDELLEIVARTRSTVVMVTHDVDEAVLLSDRIVLLTNGPAATIGQVLAVDLPRPRQRVQLAQDPQYGHYRKAVIDFLYTRQAHVETMV; encoded by the coding sequence ATGAGCGCCGCCCGGCCGCCCGAAGGTGCTCGCACCGCAGCCGAAGGCGAAGGTGTTTCATCGATCGCCGCCCCGGGCCGCAGGTTCATCGACATCCAGGGCGTGGCGCAGAACTTCAAGACGGCCCGGGGCCTGTTTCCTGCGCTGCGCGACATCCACCTGGGCATTGCCCTGGGTGAATTCGTCACGCTGATCGGCCACTCGGGCTGCGGCAAATCCACGCTGCTGAACCTGATTGCCGGCCTGGCCACGCCCACGGATGGCGTGCTGCTATGCGCCAACAAGGAGATCAAGGGCCCGGGGCCTGAGCGCGCGGTGGTCTTTCAAAACCACTCGCTGCTGCCCTGGCTGAGCTGCTTCGACAACGTGCACCTGGCGGTGCAAAGCGTCTTCGGCGCCAAGGAAAGCAAGGCCCGGTGCCGGCAGCGCACCGACGCAGCGCTGGCGCTGGTGGGCCTGAGCCATGCCAGGCTGAAACGCCCCGGCGAGATATCGGGCGGCATGAAGCAGCGCGTGGGCCTTGCCCGGGCGCTGGCCATGCAACCCCGGGTGCTGCTGATGGATGAGCCTTTTGGCGCGCTCGACGCGCTGACCCGCGCCAAGCTGCAAGACGAGTTGCTGGAGATCGTGGCCCGCACGCGCAGCACGGTGGTGATGGTGACGCACGATGTGGACGAAGCCGTGCTGCTGTCCGACCGCATCGTGCTGCTGACCAACGGCCCCGCCGCCACCATTGGCCAGGTGCTGGCCGTCGACCTGCCGCGCCCGCGCCAGCGCGTGCAACTGGCCCAAGACCCGCAGTACGGGCATTACCGCAAGGCGGTGATCGACTTTTTGTATACGCGCCAGGCGCATGTGGAGACGATGGTCTGA
- the nirB gene encoding nitrite reductase large subunit NirB translates to MKKPQLVLVGNGMAGVRTLEELLRIAPDRYDITVFGAEPHPNYNRILLSPVLAGEQSMDQIILNDWSWYAEHHITLHSGCTVTDADRARRVVRASDAAGKVISAQYDRLIIATGSTPFMLPIPGTDLQGVLTYRDMADTRAMIAAAASYRHAVVIGGGLLGLEAANGLMKRGMQVTVVHVADWLMERQLDAVAGKMLQQSLQERGMQFLLGAQTQALLGHADGNGPGQGQGAAPRVRAVRFKDGSELPADLVVMAVGIRPNTALAERMRLHVQRGIVVSDTLQTTTDARIYAVGECAAHRGIAYGLVAPLFEQGKVLANHLAEFGIGRYQGSQTSTKLKVTGIDLFSAGNFHGGGHSEEIVLSDPGAGVYKKLVIQDDKLVGACLYGDTVDGNWYFKLLRDGRSVDDIRDKLMFGESQLGDTGHQGQHKAAALQDSDEVCGCNGVTKGRICKAIREQGLFTLEEVRKHTKASASCGSCTGLVEQILMFAAGGDYSATPKTRALCGCTGHGHQAVRDAIRTLKLLSIQAVFEHLQWRTPNGCASCRPAVNYYLVSTWPKDARDDPQSRAINERSHANIQKDGSYSVIPRIWGGETTADELRRIADVADKYRIPTIKLTGGQRIDLLGVKKEDLVGVWKDLAMPSGHAYAKALRTVKTCVGSEWCRMGVQDSTRLGKELERAMWRMYAPHKLKFAVSGCPRNCAEAGIKDVGIIGVDSGWEMYIAGNGGIKTEVAHFFTKLKTAQEVLEYTGAFCELYRQEGWYQERSVHYVGRVGLEHVKKRILQDPAGRKALWERLQCALADEPDPWVEFDKAALDTRQFAALNA, encoded by the coding sequence ATGAAAAAGCCTCAACTGGTGCTGGTGGGCAACGGCATGGCCGGTGTGCGCACGCTGGAAGAACTGCTCAGGATCGCCCCCGATCGGTACGACATCACGGTGTTCGGGGCCGAGCCGCACCCGAACTACAACCGTATCCTGCTGTCGCCGGTATTGGCCGGCGAGCAGAGCATGGACCAGATCATCCTCAACGACTGGTCCTGGTACGCCGAGCACCACATCACGCTGCACAGCGGCTGCACGGTGACCGATGCAGACCGCGCGCGCCGCGTGGTCCGTGCCAGCGACGCGGCGGGCAAGGTCATCAGCGCCCAGTACGACCGCCTCATCATCGCCACCGGCTCCACCCCCTTCATGCTGCCGATTCCCGGCACCGACCTCCAGGGCGTGCTGACCTACCGCGACATGGCCGACACCCGGGCCATGATCGCTGCGGCCGCAAGCTACCGGCACGCCGTCGTCATCGGCGGCGGCCTGCTGGGCCTGGAGGCCGCCAACGGCCTGATGAAGCGCGGCATGCAGGTCACCGTGGTGCATGTGGCCGACTGGCTGATGGAGCGCCAGCTCGACGCCGTGGCCGGCAAGATGCTGCAGCAGTCGCTGCAAGAGCGCGGCATGCAGTTTCTGCTGGGCGCGCAGACGCAGGCGCTGCTCGGCCATGCCGACGGCAACGGGCCAGGGCAAGGGCAAGGGGCCGCCCCGAGGGTGCGCGCCGTCCGATTCAAGGACGGCAGCGAACTGCCCGCCGACCTGGTGGTGATGGCCGTCGGCATCCGCCCCAACACCGCGTTGGCCGAAAGGATGCGTCTGCATGTTCAGCGCGGCATCGTGGTCAGCGACACGCTGCAAACCACCACCGACGCGCGCATCTACGCGGTGGGCGAATGCGCCGCCCACCGCGGCATCGCCTACGGGCTGGTGGCCCCGCTGTTCGAGCAGGGCAAGGTGCTGGCCAACCATCTGGCCGAATTCGGCATCGGCCGCTACCAAGGCTCGCAGACCTCGACCAAGCTCAAGGTCACCGGCATCGACCTGTTCTCGGCCGGCAACTTTCACGGGGGCGGGCACAGCGAAGAAATCGTGCTCAGCGACCCCGGCGCCGGCGTGTACAAGAAACTCGTCATCCAGGACGACAAACTCGTGGGCGCCTGCCTGTATGGCGACACGGTAGACGGCAACTGGTACTTCAAGCTGCTGCGCGATGGCCGCAGCGTGGACGACATCCGCGACAAGCTGATGTTCGGCGAATCCCAGTTGGGCGACACCGGCCACCAGGGCCAGCACAAGGCCGCAGCGCTGCAAGACAGCGACGAAGTCTGCGGCTGCAACGGCGTGACCAAGGGCCGCATCTGCAAAGCCATCCGGGAGCAGGGCCTGTTCACCCTCGAAGAGGTGCGCAAGCACACCAAGGCCAGCGCCAGTTGCGGCTCGTGCACCGGGCTGGTCGAGCAGATCCTGATGTTCGCCGCCGGCGGCGACTACAGCGCCACGCCCAAAACCCGCGCCCTGTGCGGCTGCACCGGGCATGGCCACCAGGCCGTGCGCGATGCCATCCGCACCCTGAAGCTGCTCAGCATCCAGGCGGTCTTCGAGCACCTGCAATGGCGCACGCCCAACGGCTGCGCCAGTTGCCGCCCGGCCGTGAACTACTATCTCGTCAGCACCTGGCCCAAGGACGCCAGGGACGACCCGCAAAGCCGCGCCATCAACGAGCGCAGCCACGCCAACATCCAGAAAGACGGCAGCTACAGCGTCATCCCGCGCATATGGGGCGGCGAGACCACGGCCGACGAACTGCGCCGCATTGCCGATGTCGCCGACAAATACCGTATCCCGACCATCAAGCTCACCGGCGGCCAGCGCATCGACCTGCTGGGCGTGAAGAAGGAAGACCTGGTAGGCGTCTGGAAAGACCTGGCCATGCCCAGCGGCCACGCCTACGCCAAGGCCCTGCGCACGGTCAAGACCTGCGTGGGCAGCGAATGGTGCCGCATGGGCGTGCAAGACAGCACCCGCCTGGGCAAGGAACTCGAACGCGCGATGTGGCGCATGTATGCCCCGCACAAACTCAAATTCGCCGTCTCGGGCTGCCCGCGCAACTGCGCCGAAGCCGGCATCAAGGACGTGGGCATCATCGGCGTGGACAGCGGCTGGGAGATGTACATCGCCGGCAACGGCGGCATCAAGACCGAGGTGGCGCATTTCTTCACCAAGCTCAAGACCGCCCAGGAGGTGCTGGAATACACCGGCGCGTTCTGCGAGCTCTACCGCCAGGAAGGCTGGTACCAGGAGCGCAGCGTGCACTACGTGGGCCGCGTGGGCCTGGAGCATGTGAAAAAGCGCATTCTCCAAGACCCGGCCGGGCGCAAGGCGCTGTGGGAACGACTGCAATGTGCGCTGGCCGATGAGCCCGACCCCTGGGTCGAGTTCGACAAGGCGGCGCTGGACACACGCCAGTTTGCCGCGCTGAACGCCTGA
- the nirD gene encoding nitrite reductase small subunit NirD has protein sequence MTEHIPDWQAICRIDDIPVLGARRVARPRGLEVALFRNADGGIFALLDRCPHRGGPLSQGIVFGTRVACPLHNWTIDLCDGQAHAPDQGCTPRFAVKVDNGTVYLDRHELATLATDQTRPGAGPARPAQSAQSAQRASAA, from the coding sequence ATGACCGAGCACATTCCCGATTGGCAAGCCATCTGCCGCATCGACGACATCCCGGTGCTGGGCGCGCGCCGCGTGGCCCGCCCCCGGGGGCTGGAGGTGGCGCTGTTCCGCAATGCCGACGGCGGCATTTTTGCGCTGCTCGACCGTTGCCCCCATCGGGGCGGCCCCCTGAGCCAGGGCATCGTGTTTGGCACCCGGGTGGCCTGCCCCCTGCACAACTGGACCATCGACCTGTGCGACGGCCAGGCCCATGCGCCCGATCAGGGATGCACACCCCGGTTTGCCGTCAAGGTGGACAACGGCACGGTCTACCTCGACCGCCATGAACTGGCGACGCTGGCCACCGATCAGACCCGGCCGGGCGCCGGGCCGGCAAGGCCGGCACAGTCGGCACAGTCGGCCCAAAGGGCGAGCGCAGCCTGA
- a CDS encoding nitrate reductase codes for MQETRSTCPYCGVGCGVIIDSDGAQITAVRGDPAHPANFGRLCTKGMTLHLTASSPITRQTRLLQPMHRAHRADAPQPLSWDAALDLAAGKIADSIEKHGPEAIAFYVSGQLLTEDYYVFNKLAKGLIGSNHIDSNSRLCMSSAVAGYKATLGADAPPCCYDDLQHAQCLFIAGSNTAWAHPIVFRRIEAARAANPGMKIIVVDPRRTDTAGMADLFLPLQPGSDVMLFNGMLHLMLREGWVDSAYIDAHTTGFAELKTLVRHCTPERVAQVCGISQADLATAARWFATGADSDPAQRGATLSLYCQGLNQSSSGTAKNAALINLHLATGQIGKPGAGPFSLTGQPNAMGGREVGAMANLLSAHRDLGSPQHRAEVAALWGLPSVPDKPGKSAVEMFQAAADGEIKVLWIACTNPAQSMPDQTTVRRALQRAEFVLVQEAFAGAATCAYADLLLPATTWGEKTGTVTNSERRISRVRAAVPAPGQARHDWAIAVQLAHRLEARLRPGAATLFPYDTGHPEHGAQTIWNEHRASTRGRDLDITGLSWPLLDAAGPQQWPLPEGRTTGAARLYEDGIYPTADGRARFAAHAWQPTAEQRQARYPLSLSTGRLRDQWHGMTRTGTLGRLFGHAAEPGVQLHPQDMQRRNLRNGDLVQVSSQRGAIIVPVQADATLGLAQAFIAMHWGSEFLSGRSASGEPLAGVNALTPSAFCPASRQPELKHTAVQVLKADLPWTLLAMAWLPADSAQTTRQALSALLPQFSFASCVPFANDTALATPEHERTGVLLRAAAPAAPPDALIEHIAALLGLAGTDTLRYIDKKRSQRRYARLLRHGDSSTLQALVLAGDTSAQGWLQTLLQEQLPAHGYGRLLLQPGAQAPLALPARGKPVCSCQNVTDTAISATLAHCHGSASERLAQLQSQLRCGTHCGSCLPELKRMVQAAGAREPTPVAQAAM; via the coding sequence ATGCAAGAAACCCGCTCCACCTGCCCCTACTGCGGCGTAGGCTGCGGCGTGATCATCGACAGCGACGGGGCGCAAATCACGGCCGTGCGCGGCGACCCGGCCCACCCCGCCAACTTCGGCCGCCTGTGCACCAAGGGCATGACGCTGCATCTGACGGCCAGCAGCCCGATCACGCGGCAAACCCGCCTGCTGCAACCGATGCACCGCGCGCACCGGGCCGATGCGCCGCAGCCCCTGTCATGGGATGCAGCGCTGGACCTGGCCGCAGGGAAGATCGCAGACAGCATCGAAAAACACGGCCCCGAGGCCATCGCCTTCTATGTCAGCGGCCAATTGCTCACCGAGGACTACTACGTCTTCAACAAACTCGCCAAGGGCCTGATCGGCAGCAACCACATCGACAGCAACTCGCGCCTGTGCATGAGCAGCGCCGTCGCCGGCTACAAAGCCACGCTCGGGGCCGACGCACCGCCTTGCTGCTATGACGACCTGCAGCATGCGCAATGCCTGTTCATCGCGGGCAGCAACACCGCCTGGGCGCACCCCATCGTGTTTCGGCGCATCGAAGCCGCCCGCGCCGCCAACCCGGGCATGAAAATCATCGTCGTCGACCCGCGCCGCACCGATACCGCCGGCATGGCCGACCTGTTCCTGCCGCTACAGCCCGGCAGCGACGTGATGCTGTTCAACGGCATGCTGCACCTGATGCTGCGGGAAGGCTGGGTGGACAGCGCCTACATCGACGCGCACACCACCGGCTTTGCCGAACTCAAGACCCTGGTGCGCCACTGCACCCCCGAGCGCGTGGCGCAGGTATGCGGCATATCGCAGGCCGACCTGGCCACCGCCGCCCGGTGGTTTGCCACCGGCGCCGACAGCGACCCGGCGCAGCGCGGCGCCACGCTCAGCCTGTACTGCCAGGGCCTGAACCAAAGCAGCAGCGGCACGGCGAAAAACGCCGCGCTCATCAACCTGCACCTGGCCACAGGGCAAATCGGCAAACCCGGCGCCGGCCCTTTCAGCCTGACCGGCCAGCCCAACGCCATGGGCGGACGCGAAGTGGGCGCCATGGCCAACCTGCTCAGCGCGCACCGCGACCTCGGCAGCCCGCAGCACCGCGCCGAAGTGGCCGCGCTCTGGGGCCTGCCCTCGGTGCCCGACAAGCCCGGCAAGAGCGCCGTCGAAATGTTCCAGGCCGCCGCCGACGGCGAGATCAAAGTCCTGTGGATTGCCTGCACCAACCCCGCGCAAAGCATGCCCGACCAGACCACCGTGCGGCGCGCGCTGCAACGCGCCGAATTCGTGCTGGTGCAGGAAGCCTTTGCCGGCGCCGCCACCTGCGCCTACGCCGACCTGCTGCTGCCCGCCACCACCTGGGGCGAAAAAACCGGCACCGTGACCAACAGCGAACGCCGCATCTCGCGCGTGCGCGCCGCCGTGCCGGCCCCCGGCCAGGCACGCCACGACTGGGCCATTGCGGTGCAATTGGCACACCGGCTCGAAGCGCGGCTGCGCCCGGGAGCCGCCACCCTCTTTCCTTACGACACCGGGCACCCCGAGCATGGCGCGCAGACCATCTGGAACGAGCACCGCGCCAGCACCCGTGGCCGCGACCTGGACATCACCGGCCTGTCCTGGCCGCTGCTCGACGCCGCCGGCCCGCAGCAATGGCCGCTGCCCGAAGGCCGCACCACGGGCGCAGCCCGGCTGTACGAAGACGGCATCTACCCCACCGCCGACGGCCGCGCGCGCTTTGCCGCGCATGCCTGGCAACCCACGGCCGAGCAGCGCCAGGCGCGCTACCCCTTGAGCCTGAGCACCGGCCGCCTGCGCGACCAATGGCACGGCATGACACGCACCGGCACCCTGGGCCGCCTGTTCGGCCATGCGGCCGAGCCGGGCGTGCAACTGCACCCGCAGGACATGCAGCGGCGCAACCTGCGCAACGGCGACCTGGTGCAGGTCAGCAGCCAACGCGGCGCCATCATCGTGCCCGTGCAGGCCGATGCCACGCTGGGCCTGGCGCAAGCCTTCATCGCCATGCACTGGGGCAGCGAATTCCTGAGCGGACGCTCGGCCAGCGGCGAACCGCTGGCCGGTGTCAACGCGCTGACCCCATCGGCCTTCTGCCCCGCATCCAGGCAACCCGAGCTCAAGCACACCGCCGTCCAAGTGCTCAAGGCCGACCTGCCCTGGACCCTGCTGGCCATGGCCTGGCTGCCCGCCGACAGCGCGCAGACCACGCGCCAGGCACTGTCCGCGCTGCTGCCGCAGTTTTCCTTTGCCAGTTGCGTGCCCTTTGCCAACGACACAGCGCTGGCCACCCCGGAGCATGAACGCACCGGCGTGCTGCTGCGCGCCGCAGCCCCCGCAGCGCCGCCCGATGCGCTGATCGAACATATTGCCGCCCTGCTCGGCCTGGCCGGCACCGACACCCTGCGCTACATCGACAAAAAACGCAGCCAGCGGCGCTACGCACGGCTGCTGCGCCACGGCGACAGCAGCACACTCCAGGCCCTGGTGCTGGCCGGCGACACCAGCGCCCAAGGCTGGCTCCAGACCCTGCTGCAAGAGCAGTTGCCCGCCCACGGCTATGGCCGCCTGCTGCTGCAACCCGGCGCCCAGGCCCCGCTGGCCCTGCCCGCGCGCGGCAAACCCGTGTGCAGTTGCCAGAACGTCACCGACACCGCCATCAGCGCCACACTGGCGCACTGCCACGGCAGCGCCAGCGAGCGCCTGGCCCAGTTGCAAAGCCAACTGCGCTGCGGCACCCACTGCGGCTCCTGCCTGCCGGAGCTCAAGCGCATGGTGCAAGCCGCCGGGGCACGGGAGCCCACGCCCGTGGCGCAGGCCGCGATGTAA
- a CDS encoding antitoxin Xre/MbcA/ParS toxin-binding domain-containing protein, translated as MARATVQRKTSRRKPLSADESSRALGICRLIGQVRALVGQSGDASGFDAARWVAGWLDQPLPALSGIAPAQLMDTAEGQAIVAQVVARMQSGVYA; from the coding sequence TTGGCGCGGGCGACCGTACAGCGCAAGACGAGTCGGCGCAAACCGCTGTCGGCCGATGAGTCCTCGCGGGCACTTGGCATCTGCAGGCTCATTGGCCAAGTACGCGCGCTGGTCGGGCAGTCGGGCGATGCCAGCGGATTCGACGCCGCTCGATGGGTTGCAGGCTGGCTCGATCAACCGCTGCCAGCCCTGTCCGGCATCGCGCCTGCGCAATTGATGGACACGGCAGAGGGCCAGGCCATCGTGGCGCAGGTGGTGGCGCGCATGCAAAGCGGTGTCTACGCATGA
- a CDS encoding tagatose 1,6-diphosphate aldolase, which yields MQISAGKLWSMRRLADERGFFKMTAVDQRPGVEALVRQRRGAGGAGACLFEDVGQVKRVLIETLSPWSSAMLLDPGYAYPRAALQADPRKGLLLTYEQWDCEETPGGRKTFAYRDWSVEKIKRLGADGVKLMLWWRPDASKDVKLHQRALVEQVGRDCRRHDIAFLLEPLLYPPGSAQGASRYEEDAGKRPEMVLDTAREFRAERYGIDIFKMESPIAAHSVPDPDAAESAACQRWFDELGRTLDRPWVMLSAGAGMEPFRRIAAHAFRAGASGYLAGRAIWWPSFEAAFPDWESMRAGVLRDGVPYARMLHALLERTGTPWSACRAFAHGIELADASADFYARYPAA from the coding sequence ATGCAAATTTCCGCCGGCAAGCTGTGGTCGATGCGCCGTCTCGCCGACGAACGCGGTTTTTTCAAGATGACGGCTGTCGACCAGCGGCCTGGCGTGGAAGCGCTGGTACGCCAGCGGCGCGGGGCTGGTGGGGCTGGTGCGTGCCTCTTCGAGGATGTCGGCCAGGTCAAGCGCGTGCTGATCGAAACCCTGTCGCCCTGGTCGAGCGCGATGCTGCTCGACCCGGGCTACGCCTATCCGCGCGCCGCGTTGCAAGCCGATCCGCGCAAAGGATTGCTGCTGACCTACGAGCAATGGGACTGCGAGGAAACGCCCGGCGGCCGCAAGACCTTCGCCTACCGCGACTGGTCGGTCGAGAAGATCAAGCGCCTGGGTGCCGATGGCGTCAAGCTGATGCTGTGGTGGCGTCCTGATGCGAGCAAAGACGTGAAGCTGCATCAGCGTGCGCTGGTCGAACAGGTGGGCCGCGACTGCCGCCGGCACGATATCGCCTTCCTGCTGGAGCCGCTGCTCTACCCGCCGGGCAGCGCGCAGGGCGCTTCACGCTACGAGGAGGATGCGGGCAAGCGCCCCGAGATGGTGCTCGATACCGCGCGCGAGTTCCGCGCCGAGCGCTACGGGATCGACATCTTCAAGATGGAAAGCCCGATCGCCGCCCACAGCGTGCCCGATCCGGATGCGGCCGAATCGGCGGCCTGTCAGCGCTGGTTCGACGAACTGGGCCGCACGCTCGATCGCCCCTGGGTCATGCTGTCGGCCGGCGCGGGGATGGAACCCTTCCGGCGCATCGCGGCACATGCTTTCCGTGCCGGGGCCAGCGGCTACCTCGCCGGACGCGCCATCTGGTGGCCGAGCTTCGAAGCCGCCTTTCCTGACTGGGAGTCCATGCGCGCCGGCGTCCTGCGCGATGGCGTGCCCTACGCGCGGATGCTGCATGCACTGCTCGAGCGCACCGGCACGCCCTGGAGCGCCTGCCGCGCGTTTGCGCACGGCATCGAACTGGCGGACGCCAGCGCCGATTTCTACGCCCGCTATCCGGCCGCCTGA
- a CDS encoding amino acid ABC transporter permease, with translation MDYTFQFGSVWAALPRLAQGAQLTVLLSLAAIAIGLAIGVLCALARTSRRAWLRWPAAVYVESIRNTPFLIQLFLIYFGLASLGLRLDPIDAALVGMSINCGAYATEIVRAGIDAIAGGQLEAAHALGFPVPAIVRHVIVFPALRAVFPALASQFLLVMLGSAVVSTISVEELTGVAHLIETENFRPFEVYIVVTGIYLAIAFSLKLVFAAVERFYFQSRGRA, from the coding sequence ATGGACTACACCTTCCAGTTCGGTTCGGTGTGGGCTGCGCTGCCCCGACTCGCGCAGGGCGCGCAATTGACGGTGCTGCTATCGCTCGCCGCCATCGCGATCGGGCTGGCCATCGGCGTGCTGTGCGCGCTCGCGCGGACCTCGCGCCGCGCCTGGCTGCGCTGGCCCGCTGCGGTCTACGTCGAGTCGATCCGCAACACGCCTTTCCTGATTCAGCTGTTTCTCATCTACTTCGGGCTTGCGTCGCTGGGCCTGCGGCTCGATCCGATCGATGCGGCGCTCGTCGGCATGTCCATCAACTGCGGCGCGTATGCAACCGAGATCGTGCGCGCAGGCATCGACGCCATTGCGGGCGGCCAACTCGAGGCGGCGCATGCGCTGGGCTTTCCCGTGCCCGCCATCGTGCGCCATGTGATTGTTTTTCCTGCGCTGCGCGCGGTCTTCCCCGCCCTGGCAAGCCAGTTCCTCCTGGTGATGCTCGGCTCGGCGGTCGTGTCGACGATTTCGGTCGAGGAGCTCACGGGCGTGGCGCATCTCATCGAAACCGAAAACTTTCGCCCCTTCGAGGTCTACATCGTCGTGACGGGCATCTACCTGGCCATCGCGTTTTCGCTCAAACTGGTGTTCGCCGCCGTCGAGCGCTTTTACTTTCAGTCGCGGGGGCGCGCATGA
- a CDS encoding amino acid ABC transporter permease, whose protein sequence is MIRDFGSVEFLYLLAAMRWTLGLSVLAFVCGGIVGLVLALARVAPVAPLRWLAAGYIQLFQATPLLMLLFLVFFGLALFDLGQSAFLSVTIALTCYASAYFGEIWRGSIQSVPQTQWQGSAALGFSYLEQMRHVVLPQSVRIATPPTVGFMVQLVKNTSLASIIGMHELAHAAQYVNNVTLRPILVYGVVGAMYFAVCWPLYMLSRRLEKKFNANR, encoded by the coding sequence ATGATCCGCGACTTCGGCAGCGTCGAATTCCTCTACCTGCTGGCCGCGATGCGCTGGACGCTCGGCCTGTCGGTGCTGGCCTTCGTCTGTGGCGGCATCGTGGGCCTGGTGCTGGCGCTCGCGCGCGTCGCGCCCGTCGCGCCGCTGCGCTGGCTTGCAGCGGGCTACATACAGCTGTTCCAGGCCACGCCACTGCTGATGCTGCTGTTTCTCGTGTTCTTCGGTCTGGCCCTGTTCGACCTGGGCCAGAGCGCCTTTCTTTCGGTGACCATCGCATTGACCTGCTACGCCAGCGCGTACTTCGGCGAAATCTGGCGCGGCTCGATACAGTCCGTGCCGCAGACGCAATGGCAAGGCTCGGCGGCCCTCGGGTTCTCCTACCTCGAACAGATGCGACATGTGGTGCTGCCGCAATCAGTGCGCATCGCCACGCCACCGACCGTGGGATTCATGGTCCAGTTGGTGAAGAACACCTCGCTGGCCTCGATCATCGGCATGCACGAACTCGCCCACGCCGCGCAGTACGTCAACAACGTCACCCTCCGGCCGATCCTCGTCTACGGGGTGGTCGGCGCGATGTACTTCGCTGTCTGCTGGCCCCTGTACATGCTGTCGCGGCGGCTGGAGAAAAAGTTCAATGCCAATCGTTGA